ATTGCCATCGCTGCCTATTCCTATATGGCCCTGGTACCGGTGATTCAACCCCCCATCATGAAATTGCTGACATCGGAAAAAGAACGGAAAATCCGGATGAAACCGGCACGACAGGTAAAAAAAGTTGAAAAAATCCTGTTTCCCATTCTGGGTTTTATTGCCACAACGTTTATATCTCCGGGTGCACTACCACTTCTGGGGATGCTCTTTTTTGGAAATCTGCTGAAAGAAAGTGGAGTGACCGAACGGCTGGCCAATGCGGCACGAGGCCCTATCGTGGATTCGGTGACCATTCTGCTGGGATTAACAGTCGGTGCTTCGACTCAGGCGACGACTTTTTTAACGAAACAATCGATTATGATTTTTGTTCTGGGAGCAGCCTCATTCATGGTGGCGACAGCCAGTGGTGTTTTGTTTGCCAAATTCATGAATCTCTTTCTGAAAAAAGAAAATAAAATCAACCCCCTCTGTGGAGCCGCCGGTGTAAGTGCCGTACCGGATTCGGCCCGCGTGGTTCAACATGTGGGGATGGAATACGATAAGACAAATTATTTGCTGATGCATGCGATGGGTCCGAATGTGGCAGGTGTGATTGGCTCAGCGGTAGGTGCCGGAATCCTCCTGGCTGTTTTGGGCTGATAGGTTTTTATGAGAAAATATGCCCTTTTGGCCGGATTTTCTCTCTTTGCGTTTGTTGTATCCGTTCAATGGCTGAAAGGACAATCCCCGGATTCTTTTACATGGCTCCCCGATTCAGTTTGCTGGAATGGATATATATTAAAAAAAACTTCCGAAGATCATCAGTTTTGGTATGCTGTGCTGATGAAAGAGGATGATACACTGACTGTTTTTGACCAGGGCTTTGACCGGCGAATGACCCGGAGTGCCTTTATCCCCCTTCCGGATAAAAATGACTCCATGCTGATGGTTGAACAATTCAGCGGAGGTGCTCACTGCTGCTGGTCCTATACCGTACTCAATGATACCCTTGATTCGGTTTATGTATTTTTCAGGTCTACGGATTATCCTGTGGGATATGGTGTGACTCTTGAGGATTTAAATCAGGACGGAATTCCGGAATGGATCCAGTCTTTGCTCACGTTTGATTATTTTCTCGTGTTAAGTCATGCCGTTTCACCCATTATTCCGGTTGTCTTTAAATATGAAGAGGATGGACTCTATCCTGCCAATCCTGAATTCAGGGAAGTGCTTCTCCGACAAATTCATGACAGTCAGCAGATCGTGCGGAATTCATCGCCCATCCATACACCCATCGAGTGGAATTCACCGGATATCGAATTGTTTTCTCATCTGCTCCGGGTTGTTGTAACACTTTTCTATGCAGGTGAATATGATCAGGCAACGGCATTGTTTAATAAATATTATACAGCCCGGGATTCCCGGATTGTTTTTGATCAGATCATGCAAAAGTTAGAGACCTGTCAGGTATTTCAGTCTATCTATCAGCGGTACCCGGCAGCCGATACATGCTGCCCGGCCGATTCTAGCGGTTGAACAGCTTTTGCCAGAATGTCTTCTCCTGATATCGGTTCCGGACTTTGGGATCTTCCCACCGTTCTTTCCACACACATTCCGGGTTTTGTTTGGTCAGATCCAATGCTTCGTAAACCTTCGAGTGGACGAGTTGCCGCCATTCAAAATAATTGGGATATTTATAACGGCGATGAGGATGAACCGCATTAGTAAGGAGAATGACGAAAATGTCA
This window of the Candidatus Neomarinimicrobiota bacterium genome carries:
- a CDS encoding sodium ion-translocating decarboxylase subunit beta: MDIVFEFLRYSGFANITIGHVIMLIAGGICIYLGAAKNYEPLLLVPIGFGIIVGNIPFLEGGGLQIGIYEEGSVMNYLYYGVLKGIYPPLIFLGIGAMTDFSALLSNPKLVILGAAAQMGIFLTFLTANFLGFTIQEAGAIGIIGGADGPTAIFLSSKLAPHLMGAIAIAAYSYMALVPVIQPPIMKLLTSEKERKIRMKPARQVKKVEKILFPILGFIATTFISPGALPLLGMLFFGNLLKESGVTERLANAARGPIVDSVTILLGLTVGASTQATTFLTKQSIMIFVLGAASFMVATASGVLFAKFMNLFLKKENKINPLCGAAGVSAVPDSARVVQHVGMEYDKTNYLLMHAMGPNVAGVIGSAVGAGILLAVLG